DNA sequence from the Vicinamibacteria bacterium genome:
GACGTTCATCAAGGAGCTGGTGCTCGAGCTTCCTCCAGGCGAGGAGGTGCCCTTTCGTGCCGGCGGCTATATCCAGATCGAGCGTCCGCCGGGCACGGTGGCGTACAAGGACTTCCAGATCGAGAAGAGGTTCCGGGGCGATTGGGACAAGTTCGATATGTGGCGCTTCGTTTCGACAATGGCGGAAGACGAGGAGGTCGTTCGCGCCTACTCCATGGCGAATTACCCCGAGGAGAAGGGAATCATCATGCTCAACGTGCGCATCGCTTCCCCTCCTCCCCGTATGCCCGACGTCCCGCCGGGAAAAATGTCTTCCTATATGTTCTCGCTCGAGCCTGGCGACCCGGTGACCATTTCCGGACCTTATGGGGAGTTTTTCGCCAAGGACACCGAAGCCGAGATGATTTACATCGGTGGCGGAGCGGGGATGGCGCCGATGCGCTCGCATATCTTCGACTTGTTCAAGCGCGTCGGGACCAAGCGTAAGGTCTCCTTCTGGTATGGGGCGCGAAGCCTGCGGGAGGCTTTCTACGTCGAGGACTTCGACGGCATCGCCGCGGCTAACGACAACTTCGAATGGCATCTCGCGCTGTCGGAGCCCCTTCCCGAGGACCAGTGGACGGGGAAGACGGGCTTCATCCACCAGGTCCTGTACGATCACTATCTCAAGGATCACCCGAACCCCGAGGACGTCGAATACTACATCTGCGGTCCCCCCCTGATGCTGAAGGCCTGCCTCGAGATGCTCGATGGCCTCGGCGTGGAGCCCGAGAATATTCTCTTCGACGATTTCGGCTAGCATCTTGCCCATTGACTCGGAGCCCGATCAGGCGCCTGCCATCCGCGGTCGCGCCGCGCTCCTCGGCTTTTCCGCTTTTCGCCTGGCCCTGTATGCCTTCCTGGTT
Encoded proteins:
- the nqrF gene encoding NADH:ubiquinone reductase (Na(+)-transporting) subunit F, whose product is TFIKELVLELPPGEEVPFRAGGYIQIERPPGTVAYKDFQIEKRFRGDWDKFDMWRFVSTMAEDEEVVRAYSMANYPEEKGIIMLNVRIASPPPRMPDVPPGKMSSYMFSLEPGDPVTISGPYGEFFAKDTEAEMIYIGGGAGMAPMRSHIFDLFKRVGTKRKVSFWYGARSLREAFYVEDFDGIAAANDNFEWHLALSEPLPEDQWTGKTGFIHQVLYDHYLKDHPNPEDVEYYICGPPLMLKACLEMLDGLGVEPENILFDDFG